TATAACACAGCACATATTTGCAGTATTGTTTGAAATGTATCTGTCTTGACTCCGTTTTTTATAATGTAATAGCTAGAGGGAAATGCAACCAGTGAGCAACTGCAACAATAATCAGTGTATTATTTAAGCATCTCAACAAGAAGATACACTTTCATTTTCCTTGATAGCAACATCTGTAAATGTTATCAACTAATAATGTTATCAGATATGTTTGATTTGGACAAAATTTAAAGAACATATAGCACagactatgttttttttaaaaaaatccaactgGAAGGCATTTGCTGAAGGTACACTTGCACATTTAAGCTCAGTTAACATTTATAATGCTTTGATTCTTTTGAAACAGGTGCTGTGGGATGTGCTAAAATATAAACCTGGATGAACTATAGTAAATTATAGGCTGCCAATATGAACAAAAAAAACCATGCTTGAGACATGCATATGGTGTCGTGAGAGCCAGGACCAGCCATAATGTCTTCTGCCAATGAAGTTCTAGCAAGAGAGTCACTAAGGCTGTGATCCAATACActcaaaaggaggaaaggagaagaaggccCTATTAAATGCTAAAGAGACCTGCAGACAAATAAAGAGGAATAGCAATTGGCTACACATTCCTGGCAGATTTTAAAAGTGTCCAGATTTTAGAAAGAATATTCCTTTTGGATGAAAGCAATACATTTATTCTAAAAGTGAAAATTCTTCCAGCGTGTTATAATAATGAACCAAGAACAGAGTGAAGGATAGGTCAGCAGCACATGCCAGAAATCAATCTGATTAGGCCACATAGTAGTCATAGTTCTCTAAGAACAGACTATATCACCCATAGGGACCCAGTAATATATCACTGGGGCATCTGCCTCTATGATACCTCACTATAATTCTTTTCTCACAGTTAGTCCAATGTTACAGTGAGCACACGAGTGATAGGAATCACAATTGTGTTGGCTCACCGCTTTAGGTTCACCTTCATGCAAGATATAGTGGCAGGGAACAGGATCAACTAGTATGAGCCATTCCCCATTCCatgtgtttgctgtatatatgagAGACTTGTGTGGGAGCTTGTGAGAAGAAGGTCTATGTGCTGACACTTCAAGCAACTGATCTGTTTGCATGTACATACCCAGAACTTCAAAATTTGAGGATTTCTGGGCAAGAAACTGAAGGAAACTTTTCCTTTGAAGGCATTGCTATGTCCCACTATTCAGCAAGGCTTATTAGGATGATGAAACTCAGAATACATGTGTAGTAATGTCAGttatcaacaccagaggcactccaagtagacagctactggtcaaagggcatttaatagaataccaagtttgcaaactttgtgttttgtttgtttgcttgcttttaatgcagtacaactgttttgaTTCTcacctgacacaataaataaataaataaataaataaataaatagttatcaGATGAATTGTAACAACAAATTTAGCCATCATGTGCTAAAAAGTCAACTGCCAATGTACAACTCAAATGTAGTCCCACTTCTCTCCAGTACTACTCTCAGTTGCACAGTGTTAGGAGTACAATAAAAACTTTATGATGCTTAAAGCTTTCACCCTACTCTTCAGGAACCTCAGTGTCACTTACCACCCAAAGAGACCCTTGAGATCCCATCACCTTTCTTCACTTCCCCCACCAACATCTGAAGCTATTACATTGAATTCACACATCGTGTCTGTAGAGTCCTAAGGGAAATTCTAACCTAATGTGTATCTTGTGTGCAAACCTCATCATGTAAACATCTAATGGTTAACCTCTAATCTCACTAACTCCTTGCTGTATAAACATCTGTTAAGATCCTGTGATCCTGTGTCACAATGACCAGCTTAACTGGATTCCATACAGGTTTGAAGACTAATTTCAGCTCTGTTTCCTCCACAGAGGAGTACCTCTGGGGCAATACACATGAAAAATGTTACATAAGGAATGAAAATGTGGATTTTGCATTCCAGCGTAATGTTCTTCACATGTATTCTTTCTGGAAAGGGCATTGGGGGATTCTAACATTTGTTCAGAATCAACCCTATATAAACCATCTTGCTTTTCAAAAACAGTTATTCAAACATAAATAGATTTCAGTAGAACTTATGTCTTTGAGTAAATTTTCTTAATATTACTACCAAATTAGGCAATGTCCAGACAGAGTTTTCAAACCTCTTTGTGCTGTAGGTAACTgagaaacctttttttaaaagcataatataaAAGGACATAAGACTTATAGGAATGGGACTTCTGCCTAACCTTTGTGGCTTAAAATCACTGGTTGATATATCTTCTATTAATGTGCTCATCTGCATCTGTTATAGGCTTCATATTTATGTTTCTATTTCTTCTACTCATAAGTGTGTTTACTCATTTTGTGCACTGCTAGATATTAAtaatctcggggggggggggggtagtatgcATGCTTCAATCCTActtagagaaggaaaaggagaataaGAAGCCTGAACTGTAGATGCATCTCAGCTGGAGCTTCTAAGCCGTCCGCTGTTTGGTGCTTGAAAAGTTTGGTCATGAATTACAAAGGTGGCAATATGGATGGCATTAACCTAAATGGAAAAGTTGCCAGTGGAATGATGTATTTATTATCTAAGCATTCTAATGTTTTTTATCCATACAGCAGTAGATAGTCTGACATTACAGTGCAGAATTTTTAAGTCCTACCTCGAGGCAAATCTCATACTTACTAGCAAAAATGAAAgtatgaaatgcttttaatgtatatttaacaAGAGATAGTCTGATGATTACTGATGTGTATTCTCCCTGGATTTCCCCCTTCTCTGTCAGAAGGCAGTGTTAAGAAAAAACATTTTTACTGATTTATATTATCGGCAACTATACCATGTTTACTTTTTACAATGTTTGTAACTGGCATTTAATAAAAATGGCACAAACCATTGTATTTTAAGTCAAATCCACATCACAAGGTAACAATTAATTCCCAATTAACATAGAAGATCCATGAATCAAACAGTGGAATTTGTCCAAGTCTTTTGATTTAAGCTGGtataaaattaaattttaaatgttcaggagggaagaaagtaaaataaatattttcttaatatttcatgctggctttttaaaatgtctacCTCAGTCAATTGTTATTCCTATCAACAAATTTACTTTTTTGCATTTGAGATGATTTCATTTAATTCTATCTTGTCTGAAAAGTGGAACTACCAAGTGCCTTTATTTGAATGCATATAGTGCtactgtttaataaaaattaaagtGTAGTGTTTTGCACTTGTAATAGTGTCATGCACAGCAAGATATCATCTCTCATTTTAATGAATGTTAAATAGTTCCACAGTACAGAGATCCTTGTTGTCAAAATGGTATTACTAAAGGTATTTTCGATCACAAAACCCCAGTGGTCTACACTTTTGTTTGCTTTGACATTATTAAACTTCTCTGTTTCTTTAACTATGACTCTAATGACTACATTTGCATGATAGGAAAGTTTGCTTTGTGGCTCAACTTCTGTCAACACACTGTTTGCATGTAGTGTTCTGAGCTTAGTGTTTGATGAGCAGTCAGTACAGTATTTTCAGTCGAAGTCAATAATTATGCAGAATCAATAACGTTTTCTTCTTTTGTGTTTGTCTTTGTTATTTCTTTGATATGGCCTCTAGGATGCTGCAGGCAAAGTGCTGGACCGCTGGGCCATCATGTCCAGGGAAGAAGAGATTATTACCCTTCAGCAGTTTCTGAGGTTCGGAGAAACCAAATCCATTGTGGAGCTGATGGCAATTCAAGAAAAAGAAGGGCAGGCAGTGGCtgtgccatcttcaaaggcagactCAGATATAAGGACTTTTATTGAAAGCAATAATCGAACCAGGAGCCCAAGTCTCCTTTCTCACCTGGAGAACAGCAACCCTTCCAGCATTCATCATTTTGAAAACATCCCCAACAGCTTAGCATTCCTGTTTCCGTTTCAGTACATAAATCCAGTGTCTGCTCCTCTGCTAGGTTTGCCTCCAAATGGTCTCCTCCTCGAACAGCCGTCACTGAGATTGCGGGAACCAAGCCTTTCAGGCCAAAATGAATATAATGAAAGTAGTGAATCTGAAGTTTCTCCAGCACCTTTCAAGAATGAGCAGGCATCCAGCAGAAATGCCTTGACCAGCATCACAAATGTCGAACCCAAATCTGAGCCATCTTCTGTTTCCCCAGTCCAGACATCCACACCTGTCAATGATCTATCCAAACCCGAACATACAAAAAGCTCCTTTCGAATTCACAGAATGAGGAGGATGGGGTCAGCATCCCGAAAAGGGAGAGTGTTTTGCAATGCATGTGGCAAAACCTTTTATGACAAGGGAACGCTCAAAATTCACTACAATGCAGTTCATCTTAAGATTAAACATAGGTGCACAATTGAAGGTTGTAATATGGTCTTCAGCTCACTCAGAAGTCGCAACCGCCACAGTGCTAACCCCAATCCCCGCCTTCATATGCCCATGCTAAGGAACAATCGAGACAAGGATCTGATCCGTGCTACGTCAGGTGCAGCTACCCCTGTCATAGCAAGTACAAAATCCAATTTAACATTAACAAGTCCTGGACGACCTCCAATGGGTTTTACCACTCCCCCACTAGACCCTGTGTTGCAAAATCCTCTACCTAGCCAACTTGTGTTCCCAGCTTTAAAGACTGTACAACCTGTTCCTCCTTTCTACAGAAATCTTCTTACCCCCGGAGAGATGGTGAGTCCTCCAACCTCATTACCTACTAGTCCTTTAATGCCAGCAGCTGGTACAATTGATCAGCCTCCAATTCCTCCATCAGAATCAACATTATCTGCAGTAGGGATGCCTGGCCAAGATGCAAATGCTGAACTTGCCCCAAAGAAAAAACCAAGGAAGTCCAGTATGCCTGTGAAAATAGAGAAAGAGGTTATTGACACTGCTGATGAGTTTGATGATGAAGAGGATGAGGTGAATGATAGCAGAAGTGTGGCTAATGATGGTGGGCATGACAATCACTGCCATTCTCAGGAAGAGATGAGCCCTGGGTTGTCTGTGAAAGatttttcaaaaaatggaagaaacagGTACATCTCAAGAACAGAACTAAGAAGAGCAGACAGTATGACATCAGAAGACCAAGAGCATGAGAGAGACTATGAAAATGAGTCCGAATCCTCAGAGCCAAAACTGTGCGAGGAATCCATGGAAGGAGATGAACATATGATGCATGAAAGAAATAACAAGCCTATGATGAACCATGACAGGCCAGATGAAAACCACCATGATACTTCCCATCACGATGACATTAAAGTTAAGGAAGAATTTACAGACCCTACATACGAGATGTTTTACATGAGCCAATATGGACTTTACAATGGAGGCAGTGCCAGCATGGCTGCTCTTCATGAAAGCTTTACTTCCACTTTCAACTATAACAGCCCCCAGAAATTCTCCCCTGAGGGTGATTTGTGCTCCAGCCCAGATCCCAAGATCTGCTATGTGTGTAAAAAGAGTTTCAAGAGTTCTTACAGTGTGAAGCTCCACTACAGGAATGTTCATTTAAAAGAGATGCATGTCTGCACTGTGGCTGGCTGCAATGCTGCTTTTCCTTCCCGGAGGAGCAGAGACAGGTTAGTAAATAACATATTTATTAACTAATTTCTAGGGTAGTGAAGAACAGAGACATGATAGCACATTCCTTTATTAGTCCTCCATTCACTTTGTGTTTTGATATCTAGAACAGGGTGCACCAAGAGTGTCAGTGCCTTGTGAAATCATTGAAATTACAGCTGCAAATTAACATATATAGACACGCTTGCAGTTTGAGACATTCATTAAATTTCTAGTATTCAAATTCACTGTCATACATCCTCCTATGAATTTAAAACTAATTCTCAAAATTAATGATTATCTGATCTCTTATATTAGATAATCTTATATAAGGCTGTTCATATAGTTGAAACTTATTGTATCATCTAAAGAATATATGCATGATGACAAGCATTTCCATATAGGCTGTTCCTTCTGTTACATTCAATTCCTTCTTACCTTGATTCAAAATTGAGAAAAGATGATTTATAGAAAACCTGCTTTCTAATGTGTGCTAAAACGGATGGTGATTCCAATGATGATATTTTGCACTATTTCATGTGGGAACCTGCTAAGTGTCCTACTAGTACTTGACATGGATGATAATATTGATAAAACACACCTTAGGCAACCCCCAttaaaatgaatataggaaacaatGTTTTCTGGATGGTTCCTTTATATGTATTTTGCGAAAATTCCCACTCACTTGAATGAACACTGTGCATGAAAGGGAGAAATACaggcatgtttttaaaaatgtaatcagACTAATACTGAATATAAATGATATCATATTGCAATCATATTAGATCAGTTCtgaattaattttgttttaacaGAAGCAGCTGGTCCAAGTTGTCTATATTTTTTTgttaataaagattttttttttcaaattttcacACAAATACAGGGCATGCTAACAATTTATTTCATGTTTATAGATCTATAGATTctcacacaaatgcacacactaCATTATATTTTCTCAGAATTCTCAAACAGATGAAAATGACCCAGCCAATATTATGAAAATACATTGCTTAAATCCTACTATTTATGCTTAATTCCTTGACTCCCACATactaaaaaatcaaaacaaagaaaggTTCCAACTCCATTACAGTCTTCTGGATCACAGTCAGTCCCAATGTCTTCCTCAAGTTTTTAGTGTACATTATGTGAATTACAATTAATAGTGTACAATTACTAAGAAGTAATTGAAAACACAATTATTATAACAGTACGCTTGAGAGTATGTTTTGCAATGCTCAATGATTACCTAAACAATAATTCAggtaattttgaatttttttaagccTTCGGCTCACTCACACTCTGTCCAATTTTATGCCCAAGAAGTTAAAAAAGCAAATGTTTCCCTTTTAACTTTAGAATATAACATAGTTTCCTATCTTATGTATGAACACAACACAGAAAACAGTGGCTTGTTATTACGAAAGATGTATGTAATAGAATTTGATTTTGCACACTTCAGTTAGAACAGCTACCACTCCCAGCTTCTGAATGAAAATGGAAGTTCATTCCCAGTCATGTAAACTCTGTTTTAATAATAATCTAAACTGAGTTTCTGTAGGAAATTAGGCTTTTTTAAACCTTACGATGTGCTCTTACTTTGCATCTAATGGTACAAGGTCAAGTCTGAGCAGAATCCAAAGAATTGTGAAACTGTTTCCACGAGGGAACTAATACTTTTATTTCCCAAATCCCAATGGGGAGATTGCATGCTAAAGTACTGTTATTAACGGAGTTTTCCAATTCATGTGGGAGCTGATAATTAAAAGAGGAAGACTATCAAATTGTCGTTTCAATATTTCAAGCCCCTTTTACTGAAGTTTCCCTTTGAATCTTGAAATAGTTTGAATGAAACTTCCTTGAATTCATTGACAATTATGTCTAGACAATTTTACATTATCCTGAAATCAGCAGGATTAACTTGATGTCCCGTAATCTGCTTTCTGAAGTTGTGTTGAGATCACTGTAGCATATTCCTCCTTGTGGAAAGAAAGTTTCATGTGGGCAGGTTACATTCCAGCATTAGCTGTGggtcaatatatacaatatattttaaccTTCGGAGGCAACTGTTTTAGAACGATCTAGACAGAGGCAGACAGACAGGTAGATATTCTAGAAAAATGTTTTTGGATAATATAACAATATCTGATGACAAAGATTTTGGAAATTTATTTTATCGTTCCCTCTGCAGCCTTCCATACCTTAGAAAAACCAGTTCCAGAGGTTTTTCAGGTCTCCAGAATTCATTTTTGGAGTATACGGGTGGGACTCCATTAAGGAAAGATAAAGATAAATCCTAATCTCCTTGTTTGGATAGCATCTATTCTTTGGGCAGCAAAAATCCTCCAGTTAAGAGTTTCCTTCTCAACCTTAACAAGAAAATAGGCACAACACTTACTTAACTATTTCCTTCATAAATAGGTTTGCATGAGTGCAGCAGTTTTGTGAACATCAGAATGCAAGTCCATGTGGTGCCCTAGTTGTTCTTGACATACACCCAAATAATTATAAGCTATGAATGGTGCTCTGGATTTCCGTTGTCTGCAGAATTTGACCACAGACCCTGTAAAAAGGTCCAACGAGTTTTGCAAAAGTGTTAGTAACTTTTCCAGACACTTCAGTGGAAAGTAACAAGAGCAATATTTTTAAACTCAGTATTATAATATCTTGTGATAACTATATTGGAAGGTCATCTATGGGAGAAGAATGAATGTGAGATAGGAAAGGTGTGAAGTACTTAGGCAGTGTTCTTATAGCTACCTACACTTTCATAGATTCTGGAAATACTCACGTGCCCATGTATGACtaaggtctcttctacactgccatataaaatccagattatttgctttgaacaagattgtatggcagtgtagacatatataatccagttcaaagcagataatgtggattatctgctttgatattctggattatacggcagtgtagaagggacctgaattTAAGAGATCCCATTCTTCCTGCTAGTTATTTATTCTGGCCTTATACCCATCCATATCTAGACAGAATGATAAGAATTTGAGTTAAATTCATTTCCCAGTGCATTTATGTCATTTAAAATTTTCTTGTTCACCTTTGTAGAGATTGCTTCTTAAAAGAAATCTGACAAATAAAGTCCATTATGTGTAGTCCTTCAAGTAGCAAAGGAGACCTTGAAGAGATAAACCAGTGTATAGTGTCTTATTGACTTCACTGCCAAATAACTGGAGTAATAACACTGAGAGAACTTATTTCAGTCACCTTAATGGGCTGTTAACTTTAGAACCCAATTATAGCCATTTCAACACTAATTGCTGTACCAGAAATGGGGAACATCCAACTTAATGCACACATGAAGGCTATcacatttaacattttatttaagACATCATTTGATAGAATATCTCCCTAGAAATATGACTAGTAGAAGAAGAGATAGTATCAGCTGCATTTAACCAGTTGGAAAAACCCTCAAGTTTACCAAGTATAATTCAACCATTCTGATCAAACAGTCCTCATATTACAAGAAGAAATATAGGTGCTTTTTGAAAGAATGTAGAAGCTTTATGAACCACTGTTAAAATTAAGTGTGCTATACTACACTTAGCCTTAGTTTTTGTGCCCTGATAAGTATTTCACCTTCAATATTTTGGATGTTTATGCAGTAAAATCTGATTCATAAGGTATTGCACATTCAgtcaagatgaagtatcatacaCTGCATCCATTTATCAAGGATGGGCAAGTCTGTGACCCCAGTGCTGATGGACTCCACATCCCATCAACTGTATTCAATCTGGCAATTATGAGAGCAGATATCAGGAGTACTTCCTCTAGGCCACACATTTCCCTGTTcttcttagggcctttccacacacctgaataaaatctcacattttctgctttgaagtgaaatatatggcagtgtagacaacagataacccagttcaaagccaatattgtggaattatc
This genomic interval from Anolis sagrei isolate rAnoSag1 chromosome 2, rAnoSag1.mat, whole genome shotgun sequence contains the following:
- the BNC2 gene encoding zinc finger protein basonuclin-2 isoform X5, giving the protein MAIRCTLVNCTCECFQPGKINLRTCDQCKHGWVAHALDKLSTQHLYHPTQVEIVQSNVVFDISSLMLYGTQAVPVRLKILLDRLFSVLKQEEVLHILHGLGWTLRDYVRGYILQDAAGKVLDRWAIMSREEEIITLQQFLRFGETKSIVELMAIQEKEGQAVAVPSSKADSDIRTFIESNNRTRSPSLLSHLENSNPSSIHHFENIPNSLAFLFPFQYINPVSAPLLGLPPNGLLLEQPSLRLREPSLSGQNEYNESSESEVSPAPFKNEQASSRNALTSITNVEPKSEPSSVSPVQTSTPVNDLSKPEHTKSSFRIHRMRRMGSASRKGRVFCNACGKTFYDKGTLKIHYNAVHLKIKHRCTIEGCNMVFSSLRSRNRHSANPNPRLHMPMLRNNRDKDLIRATSGAATPVIASTKSNLTLTSPGRPPMGFTTPPLDPVLQNPLPSQLVFPALKTVQPVPPFYRNLLTPGEMVSPPTSLPTSPLMPAAGTIDQPPIPPSESTLSAVGMPGQDANAELAPKKKPRKSSMPVKIEKEVIDTADEFDDEEDEVNDSRSVANDGGHDNHCHSQEEMSPGLSVKDFSKNGRNRYISRTELRRADSMTSEDQEHERDYENESESSEPKLCEESMEGDEHMMHERNNKPMMNHDRPDENHHDTSHHDDIKVKEEFTDPTYEMFYMSQYGLYNGGSASMAALHESFTSTFNYNSPQKFSPEGDLCSSPDPKICYVCKKSFKSSYSVKLHYRNVHLKEMHVCTVAGCNAAFPSRRSRDRHSANINLHRKLLTKELDDMGLDTSQPSLSKDLRDEFLMKIYGAPHQMGFDIREDTSSPAGTEDSHLNGYGRGMSEEYMVLDLSTTSSIQSSSSIHSSRESDAGSDEGILLDDVDGASDSGESSHKADAPALGVGMGAEVPGSLMFSSVSMNNGGIMCNICHKMYSNKGTLRVHYKTVHLREMHKCKIPGCNMMFSSVRSRNRHSQNPNLHKNIPFTSLD
- the BNC2 gene encoding zinc finger protein basonuclin-2 isoform X7: MQFGTRAAATEPGFMGTWQNADTNLLFRMSQQAIRCTLVNCTCECFQPGKINLRTCDQCKHGWVAHALDKLSTQHLYHPTQVEIVQSNVVFDISSLMLYGTQAVPVRLKILLDRLFSVLKQEEVLHILHGLGWTLRDYVRGYILQDAAGKVLDRWAIMSREEEIITLQQFLRFGETKSIVELMAIQEKEGQAVAVPSSKADSDIRTFIESNNRTRSPSLLSHLENSNPSSIHHFENIPNSLAFLFPFQYINPVSAPLLGLPPNGLLLEQPSLRLREPSLSGQNEYNESSESEVSPAPFKNEQASSRNALTSITNVEPKSEPSSVSPVQTSTPVNDLSKPEHTKSSFRIHRMRRMGSASRKGRVFCNACGKTFYDKGTLKIHYNAVHLKIKHRCTIEGCNMVFSSLRSRNRHSANPNPRLHMPMLRNNRDKDLIRATSGAATPVIASTKSNLTLTSPGRPPMGFTTPPLDPVLQNPLPSQLVFPALKTVQPVPPFYRNLLTPGEMVSPPTSLPTSPLMPAAGTIDQPPIPPSESTLSAVGMPGQDANAELAPKKKPRKSSMPVKIEKEVIDTADEFDDEEDEVNDSRSVANDGGHDNHCHSQEEMSPGLSVKDFSKNGRNRYISRTELRRADSMTSEDQEHERDYENESESSEPKLCEESMEGDEHMMHERNNKPMMNHDRPDENHHDTSHHDDIKVKEEFTDPTYEMFYMSQYGLYNGGSASMAALHESFTSTFNYNSPQKFSPEGDLCSSPDPKICYVCKKSFKSSYSVKLHYRNVHLKEMHVCTVAGCNAAFPSRRSRDRHSANINLHRKLLTKELDDMGLDTSQPSLSKDLRDEFLMKIYGAPHQMGFDIREDTSSPAGTEDSHLNGYGRGMSEEYMVLDLSTTSSIQSSSSIHSSRESDAGSDEGILLDDVDGASDSGESSHKADAPALGVGMGAEVPGSLMFSSVSMNNGGIMCNICHKMYSNKGTLRVHYKTVHLREMHKCKIPGCNMMFSSVRSRNRHSQNPNLHKNIPFTSLD
- the BNC2 gene encoding zinc finger protein basonuclin-2 isoform X2, with translation MKHACTFPNFIFKRSWRPSSFLPPPSFLSEEAEVDVRDRDTQRHSQRKRARDLTLRDSCTDNSMQFGTRAAATEPGFMGTWQNADTNLLFRMSQQAIRCTLVNCTCECFQPGKINLRTCDQCKHGWVAHALDKLSTQHLYHPTQVEIVQSNVVFDISSLMLYGTQAVPVRLKILLDRLFSVLKQEEVLHILHGLGWTLRDYVRGYILQDAAGKVLDRWAIMSREEEIITLQQFLRFGETKSIVELMAIQEKEGQAVAVPSSKADSDIRTFIESNNRTRSPSLLSHLENSNPSSIHHFENIPNSLAFLFPFQYINPVSAPLLGLPPNGLLLEQPSLRLREPSLSGQNEYNESSESEVSPAPFKNEQASSRNALTSITNVEPKSEPSSVSPVQTSTPVNDLSKPEHTKSSFRIHRMRRMGSASRKGRVFCNACGKTFYDKGTLKIHYNAVHLKIKHRCTIEGCNMVFSSLRSRNRHSANPNPRLHMPMLRNNRDKDLIRATSGAATPVIASTKSNLTLTSPGRPPMGFTTPPLDPVLQNPLPSQLVFPALKTVQPVPPFYRNLLTPGEMVSPPTSLPTSPLMPAAGTIDQPPIPPSESTLSAVGMPGQDANAELAPKKKPRKSSMPVKIEKEVIDTADEFDDEEDEVNDSRSVANDGGHDNHCHSQEEMSPGLSVKDFSKNGRNRYISRTELRRADSMTSEDQEHERDYENESESSEPKLCEESMEGDEHMMHERNNKPMMNHDRPDENHHDTSHHDDIKVKEEFTDPTYEMFYMSQYGLYNGGSASMAALHESFTSTFNYNSPQKFSPEGDLCSSPDPKICYVCKKSFKSSYSVKLHYRNVHLKEMHVCTVAGCNAAFPSRRSRDRHSANINLHRKLLTKELDDMGLDTSQPSLSKDLRDEFLMKIYGAPHQMGFDIREDTSSPAGTEDSHLNGYGRGMSEEYMVLDLSTTSSIQSSSSIHSSRESDAGSDEGILLDDVDGASDSGESSHKADAPALGVGMGAEVPGSLMFSSVSMNNGGIMCNICHKMYSNKGTLRVHYKTVHLREMHKCKIPGCNMMFSSVRSRNRHSQNPNLHKNIPFTSLD
- the BNC2 gene encoding zinc finger protein basonuclin-2 isoform X6 translates to MIGVSVQKVRKKRWPPPQSPPSPNETHRAASLTTPHSCYWLPRGSKKSTFTFQSEEAEVDVRDRDTQRHSQRKRARDLTLRDSCTDNSMQFGTRAAATEPGFMGTWQNADTNLLFRMSQQAIRCTLVNCTCECFQPGKINLRTCDQCKHGWVAHALDKLSTQHLYHPTQVEIVQSNVVFDISSLMLYGTQAVPVRLKILLDRLFSVLKQEEVLHILHGLGWTLRDYVRGYILQDAAGKVLDRWAIMSREEEIITLQQFLRFGETKSIVELMAIQEKEGQAVAVPSSKADSDIRTFIESNNRTRSPSLLSHLENSNPSSIHHFENIPNSLAFLFPFQYINPVSAPLLGLPPNGLLLEQPSLRLREPSLSGQNEYNESSESEVSPAPFKNEQASSRNALTSITNVEPKSEPSSVSPVQTSTPVNDLSKPEHTKSSFRIHRMRRMGSASRKGRVFCNACGKTFYDKGTLKIHYNAVHLKIKHRCTIEGCNMVFSSLRSRNRHSANPNPRLHMPMLRNNRDKDLIRATSGAATPVIASTKSNLTLTSPGRPPMGFTTPPLDPVLQNPLPSQLVFPALKTVQPVPPFYRNLLTPGEMVSPPTSLPTSPLMPAAGTIDQPPIPPSESTLSAVGMPGQDANAELAPKKKPRKSSMPVKIEKEVIDTADEFDDEEDEVNDSRSVANDGGHDNHCHSQEEMSPGLSVKDFSKNGRNRYISRTELRRADSMTSEDQEHERDYENESESSEPKLCEESMEGDEHMMHERNNKPMMNHDRPDENHHDTSHHDDIKVKEEFTDPTYEMFYMSQYGLYNGGSASMAALHESFTSTFNYNSPQKFSPEGDLCSSPDPKICYVCKKSFKSSYSVKLHYRNVHLKEMHVCTVAGCNAAFPSRRSRDSKRLES
- the BNC2 gene encoding zinc finger protein basonuclin-2 isoform X1, whose protein sequence is MIGVSVQKVRKKRWPPPQSPPSPNETHRAASLTTPHSCYWLPRGSKKSTFTFQSEEAEVDVRDRDTQRHSQRKRARDLTLRDSCTDNSMQFGTRAAATEPGFMGTWQNADTNLLFRMSQQAIRCTLVNCTCECFQPGKINLRTCDQCKHGWVAHALDKLSTQHLYHPTQVEIVQSNVVFDISSLMLYGTQAVPVRLKILLDRLFSVLKQEEVLHILHGLGWTLRDYVRGYILQDAAGKVLDRWAIMSREEEIITLQQFLRFGETKSIVELMAIQEKEGQAVAVPSSKADSDIRTFIESNNRTRSPSLLSHLENSNPSSIHHFENIPNSLAFLFPFQYINPVSAPLLGLPPNGLLLEQPSLRLREPSLSGQNEYNESSESEVSPAPFKNEQASSRNALTSITNVEPKSEPSSVSPVQTSTPVNDLSKPEHTKSSFRIHRMRRMGSASRKGRVFCNACGKTFYDKGTLKIHYNAVHLKIKHRCTIEGCNMVFSSLRSRNRHSANPNPRLHMPMLRNNRDKDLIRATSGAATPVIASTKSNLTLTSPGRPPMGFTTPPLDPVLQNPLPSQLVFPALKTVQPVPPFYRNLLTPGEMVSPPTSLPTSPLMPAAGTIDQPPIPPSESTLSAVGMPGQDANAELAPKKKPRKSSMPVKIEKEVIDTADEFDDEEDEVNDSRSVANDGGHDNHCHSQEEMSPGLSVKDFSKNGRNRYISRTELRRADSMTSEDQEHERDYENESESSEPKLCEESMEGDEHMMHERNNKPMMNHDRPDENHHDTSHHDDIKVKEEFTDPTYEMFYMSQYGLYNGGSASMAALHESFTSTFNYNSPQKFSPEGDLCSSPDPKICYVCKKSFKSSYSVKLHYRNVHLKEMHVCTVAGCNAAFPSRRSRDRHSANINLHRKLLTKELDDMGLDTSQPSLSKDLRDEFLMKIYGAPHQMGFDIREDTSSPAGTEDSHLNGYGRGMSEEYMVLDLSTTSSIQSSSSIHSSRESDAGSDEGILLDDVDGASDSGESSHKADAPALGVGMGAEVPGSLMFSSVSMNNGGIMCNICHKMYSNKGTLRVHYKTVHLREMHKCKIPGCNMMFSSVRSRNRHSQNPNLHKNIPFTSLD